From one Rhodovulum sp. ES.010 genomic stretch:
- a CDS encoding SPFH domain-containing protein, with product MNLEDFLAALFGGNLVVLLLAAFVILCVVLGVRIVPQSEKHVVERFGRLRSVLGPGINFIVPFLDRVAHKISILERQLPNASQDAITADNVLVQVETSVFYRILEPEKTVYRIRDIDGAISTTVAGIVRAEIGKMELDQVQSNRSELIQTIKESVEDAVENWGIEVTRAEILDVNLDAATREAMLQQLNAERARRAHVTEAEGKKRAVELQADAELYAAEQEAKARRISAEAEAYATQVVAQAIADNGLEAAQYQVALKQVEALTKVGEGQGKQTIIVPAHAMDAFADAFRMLKGRGG from the coding sequence ATGAACTTGGAAGATTTTCTCGCCGCACTTTTCGGCGGCAACCTCGTGGTGCTGCTGCTCGCGGCCTTCGTCATCCTCTGCGTGGTGCTGGGGGTGCGGATCGTGCCGCAGTCGGAAAAGCACGTGGTCGAACGGTTCGGCAGGCTGCGCTCGGTGCTGGGGCCGGGGATCAACTTCATCGTGCCATTCCTGGACCGGGTGGCGCACAAAATCTCGATCCTGGAACGCCAGCTGCCTAATGCCAGCCAGGATGCGATCACCGCCGACAACGTGCTGGTGCAGGTCGAAACCAGCGTGTTTTATCGCATCCTCGAGCCGGAAAAGACGGTCTACCGGATCCGCGACATCGACGGGGCGATCTCGACCACGGTGGCGGGCATCGTGCGGGCCGAGATCGGCAAGATGGAGCTCGACCAGGTGCAGTCGAACCGGTCCGAGCTGATCCAGACGATCAAGGAGAGCGTGGAGGACGCGGTCGAGAACTGGGGGATCGAGGTGACCCGGGCCGAGATCCTGGACGTGAACCTCGATGCCGCGACGCGCGAGGCGATGCTGCAGCAGCTCAATGCCGAACGGGCGCGGCGCGCCCATGTGACCGAGGCCGAGGGCAAGAAGCGCGCGGTCGAGCTGCAGGCCGATGCCGAGCTCTACGCCGCCGAGCAGGAGGCCAAGGCCCGCCGCATCTCGGCCGAGGCCGAGGCCTATGCGACGCAGGTCGTGGCACAGGCGATCGCCGATAACGGGCTGGAGGCCGCGCAATACCAGGTTGCGCTGAAACAGGTCGAGGCGCTGACCAAGGTGGGCGAGGGACAGGGCAAGCAGACGATTATCGTGCCGGCGCACGCGATGGATGCTTTCGCCGACGCGTTCCGGATGCTGAAGGGGCGAGGGGGGTGA
- the pyrF gene encoding orotidine-5'-phosphate decarboxylase: MTETTPTDDRLIVALDVPDAHAGHMLANRIGDAVSFYKIGLGMLTGGGLALAQELKDQHGKRIFLDMKLFDIGATVEAAVRGLARFELDFLTVHGDPHVVRAAREGTGASGMQILAVTILTSLDRLDLDAGLIRPGHLSEIVLERAQRAFAAGADGVIASPQEAAMIRALPEAASKLIVTPGVRPAGSALGDQKRVAAPARAIADGADHIVVGRPIWQAPDPRTAALAVRAELP; the protein is encoded by the coding sequence ATGACCGAAACTACCCCCACCGATGACCGCCTGATCGTGGCCCTCGATGTGCCCGACGCCCATGCCGGGCACATGCTCGCCAACCGCATCGGCGACGCCGTGTCATTCTACAAGATCGGCCTCGGGATGCTGACCGGCGGCGGCCTTGCGCTGGCGCAGGAGCTCAAGGACCAGCACGGCAAGCGCATCTTTCTCGACATGAAGCTCTTCGACATAGGCGCGACGGTCGAGGCGGCGGTGCGCGGCCTTGCCCGCTTCGAGCTTGATTTTCTGACGGTCCACGGCGACCCGCACGTGGTGCGGGCGGCACGCGAAGGCACCGGCGCGTCGGGTATGCAAATCCTCGCCGTCACGATCCTGACCTCGCTCGACCGGCTCGATCTCGACGCCGGGCTGATCCGGCCGGGCCATCTGTCCGAAATCGTGTTGGAACGCGCGCAGCGGGCCTTCGCCGCCGGGGCCGACGGGGTGATCGCCAGCCCGCAGGAGGCGGCGATGATCCGCGCCCTTCCAGAGGCGGCGAGCAAGCTGATCGTCACGCCGGGGGTGCGGCCCGCAGGCTCGGCGCTGGGCGACCAGAAACGCGTGGCGGCGCCGGCACGAGCCATCGCCGACGGGGCCGACCACATCGTGGTCGGGCGCCCGATCTGGCAGGCGCCCGACCCGCGCACCGCGGCCCTGGCGGTGCGGGCGGAGCTGCCATGA